In one window of Oryza sativa Japonica Group chromosome 9, ASM3414082v1 DNA:
- the LOC136351758 gene encoding large ribosomal subunit protein uL5m translates to MMFPLHFHYEDVLRQDLLLKLNHANVMEVPGLFEIRLVPKAASDFKIQFGKLAMEILCGQRFIQTQRGPYFKAGKSFRSNPFLGSEKDTGYVSDFARQSVLRGHGMYHFLVRILTVMSMLDSPVEIWENSIKFFMETEFCEFSPELEDHFEIFEHIRGFNVTIVTSANTKDETLLLWSGFLLKDEGETK, encoded by the coding sequence ATGATGTTTCCACTCCATTTTCATTACGAAGATGTATTACGTCAGGATCTGTTGCTCAAACTGAATCACGCCAATGTTATGGAAGTTCCTGGATTGTTTGAAATCAGATTAGTACCAAAAGCTGCCTCTGATTTTAAAATCCAATTTGGAAAATTGGCTATGGAGATTTTGTGCGGTCAGAGATTCATACAGACACAAAGGGGCCCTTATTTTAAAGCAGGAAAGTCGTTTCGATCCAATCCATTCTTGGGGTCCGAAAAAGACACTGGATATGTCAGTGACTTTGCACGACAAAGCGTTCTCCGAGGGCATGGAATGTACCATTTTTTGGTCAGAATCTTGACAGTAATGTCTATGTTAGATTCTCCGGTCGAAATATGGGAAAACTCCATCAAATTCTTTATGGAAACGGAGTTTTGCGAATTCTCCCCGGAACTGGAAGATCATTTCGAGATCTTCGAGCATATTCGAGGGTTCAATGTGACTATTGTCACTTCGGCCAATACAAAAGATGAGACTTTACTACTGTGGAGCGGCTTTTTGCTAAAAGATGAGGGGGAAACTAAGTAA